A section of the Pristiophorus japonicus isolate sPriJap1 chromosome 4, sPriJap1.hap1, whole genome shotgun sequence genome encodes:
- the LOC139262127 gene encoding trypsin inhibitor ClTI-1: protein MKRTHFFLIAALVVFIFADMSKTINTNEETEQPACDKYMLPKCPRNYAPVCGSDGNTYSNECLMCVEIKQRKVNIRITKLAEC, encoded by the exons ATGAAGAGAACACATTTTTTTCTCATTGCTGCCCTTGTGGTTTTCATTTTTGCTG ATATGTCCAAAACTATTAATACTAATGAAGAAACCGAACAG CCTGCCTGTGATAAATACATGTTGCCAAAGTGTCCAAGGAATTATGCTCCTGTCTGTGGCTCAGATGGCAACACATACTCAAACGAGTGTTTGATGTGTGTTGAGATCAA GCAAAGAAAAGTCAACATCCGTATAACTAAACTAGCAGAATGCTGA